The following are encoded together in the Tripterygium wilfordii isolate XIE 37 chromosome 3, ASM1340144v1, whole genome shotgun sequence genome:
- the LOC119995549 gene encoding uncharacterized protein LOC119995549 — translation MILNSPNSLKLQINIPFAEALEQMRSYAKFMKEILSKKWRNKEYESVQLTEECSAIVQQKLLTKKKDPGSFTIPCTIGSTLIERALCDLGASIDLMPLSIAKLIVDTLVFPVDFVILDMEEDSNTPIILGRLFLLTGRTLIDVEKGTLMLRIADEQVIFKVFETTKYPEDGESCF, via the exons ATGATTCTCAATTCTCCAAATTCCTTGAAGTTGCAGATAAACATACCTTTTGCAGAGGCTTTGGAGCAAATGCGTAGCTACGCAAAATTTATGAAGGAAATACTCTCTAAGAAGTGGAGGAATAAGGAGTATGAGAGTGTACAATTGACGGAGGAGTGTAGCGCTATAGTGCAACAAAAACTCCTAACTAAAAAGAAAGACCCGGGAAGTTTCACCATCCCTTGCACCATTGGTAGCACGTTGATTGAAAGGGCactatgtgatttgggagcgAGTATTGATTTAATGCCACTAtcaatagccaagctcattg TGGACACGTTGGTTTTCCCCGTGGACTTCGTtattcttgatatggaggaggattctaatactccaattattttggggagacTTTTCTTACTTACGGGGAGAACTCTCATTGACGTGGAAAAAGGGACTTTGATGTTGAGAATTGCGGATGAACAAGTCATATTCAAGGTGTTTGAAACCACCAAATACCCGGAAGATGGAGAATCTTGTTTTTGA